GGGCGGCGCTGGAAAGGCAGATACCTCCGACCTGATCGGGTGTGACAGGGCTTTCCAAGAAAAGCCGGCGGGTAGCCTCGATAGCCGCGGGCACCCAGTGGTCGGGATCCTGTTCGGCCCAGCCGGCCCGCGGGGTGAGGGTGGGATAGCCGGCGCTACGCGCCCCCAGGTGCCGGCCGGAAGCGTCAACCGCGCACACCTTGCAGGACGAGGTTCCCAGGTCGATCCCCAACAGGTAGGGAGGGCGACCGGGCTGGACAGTGTCGGTGCTCATCGGTCCTCGGTTCTCAGCCCGGAAACCGGCGCATGACCGGAGACAGGGCGGTGGGTGGAAGGCTCCGGGGAAGGCCGATCCGGACTACCGGACCGCCCCCGCCCTTTCCACCCGGGTCAGGCCGTGCTGCTCCAGGAATTCAGTGATGATGGTGTGGGCCCGCAGTGTCTCTTCGGGACTGAAGGGCCCGTGGGGTCCCTCGGGAATGGTCACCAGGCGATTGGGGACGCCGGCCTCGGTCAGGGCCCCGTGCAACCGAACGGCCTGCTGGTAGGGGACCAGCGGATCGTTCTCGCCGTGAACCGTCAGGATGGGGGGCAGGCCCGGGCGGACGTAGGTCAGCGGAGAGACCCTTTTGGCCAGCGACTCCCTGTCCGGCCGCACTCCCAGCCAACGCAGCGCGTACCGCTGAATATTGTCTCCCTGGATCAGATCCAGCACGTCGGTGATGCCGTACCAGTTGACGATGGCCGCCACCTTGGGCTCTCCCTTCCCCAGGCAGCGGTAGTCCAGTCCGGCCTCACTCGTCAGCATGCCGGTGGTCAGGGCCAGGTGCCCCCCGGCCGAATGGCCGGAGACCACGATGCGGTCGGGATCCAGATTGTACCGGCCGGCATTGTCCACAACCCACCGCAGGGCGCAGCGGCAGTCCTCCACCGCCCCCGGCGCCAGGGAAACTCCGCTCAGCCGGTACTCGACGTTCACCACCGCCCACCCCATCTCCAGGTAGGGCAGAAGCCGCAGTATGGGCTCGTCCTTGTCGCCGGTGTACCAGCCGCCACCGTGAAAGTAGACCAGCGTGGGCGCGGGCTCGCTCAGACCGGTCGGCTGGTACAGATCCAGCTCGGCCCGCCAGTTGCTGGCGGTGAGATAAGTGATGTCCGGCTGCACCCGGTAGTTCTTGAATGCGGTGGCCGCCCAGGCGGCCCTGGGGGAAAGCTGCCCCCAGGCCGGCGAGGCCCAGAGCGCTGCCAGAAGCATTGCCGGAACGCCGGCTCTCAGAAAAATTCTCCGAAACACCTCTCCTCCTCCCTCGACAAAATCGGAAAACCACACTGAACCCTGGACGAAGTCAACGTCCTTCAGGCCCCCTTCAACCTCGGTTCCGCGCACCGCCAGCCACGACGGTCAGAGCACCGTTGTCTGTCCATGCCCAACTCGGTTGGTGCTTTGCAACCAGGGCTTACCCTAAAACGGTTCTAACCAATCGCGGAGTATTGATGCGTGATGCATGTGTAGTAGCATCGTTATTCAAAGTCTTCCGGTGGAGATTCAACCATGCGAACCACCCTGAATATCGACG
Above is a genomic segment from Acidobacteriota bacterium containing:
- a CDS encoding alpha/beta hydrolase; protein product: MFRRIFLRAGVPAMLLAALWASPAWGQLSPRAAWAATAFKNYRVQPDITYLTASNWRAELDLYQPTGLSEPAPTLVYFHGGGWYTGDKDEPILRLLPYLEMGWAVVNVEYRLSGVSLAPGAVEDCRCALRWVVDNAGRYNLDPDRIVVSGHSAGGHLALTTGMLTSEAGLDYRCLGKGEPKVAAIVNWYGITDVLDLIQGDNIQRYALRWLGVRPDRESLAKRVSPLTYVRPGLPPILTVHGENDPLVPYQQAVRLHGALTEAGVPNRLVTIPEGPHGPFSPEETLRAHTIITEFLEQHGLTRVERAGAVR